The following are from one region of the Haloactinomyces albus genome:
- a CDS encoding FecCD family ABC transporter permease, with the protein MRAGDEEPRSRPSRRVLVLVGGVLLLGLAVLVGLALGSNPIPLPEVINALAGGGDAYTRTVVESRIPRTLQGLLVGACLALSGVIVQGITRNPLGDPGLLGVNIGASASVVTTTAFFGLGGIATIWAALPGAFLAVVVVYLIGSGRGGATPVRLVLAGAVVSAVLSAYIRAMTLSLPEVFGSYRYWVVGSLAGGDMDALLGVLPFAAAGLVLAVLTASPLNALALGDTAAATLGANTTAIRIGGMLSATLLCAAATASAGPIAFIGLAVPHIVRALVGSDHRWQVPLSLVLGPVLLLTADVLGRVIARPQEIMVGVVTAFVGAPALLLAVRRMRGGT; encoded by the coding sequence GTGCGTGCCGGGGACGAGGAACCTCGTTCCCGGCCCTCGCGGCGTGTGCTCGTGCTGGTGGGCGGCGTCCTGCTGCTCGGCCTCGCCGTTCTTGTCGGCCTCGCGCTGGGCAGCAACCCCATCCCGCTGCCCGAGGTGATCAACGCCCTCGCCGGTGGCGGAGACGCATACACGCGCACCGTCGTCGAAAGCCGGATACCGCGCACCCTGCAGGGCTTGCTCGTCGGTGCGTGTCTGGCCCTCTCCGGTGTCATCGTGCAGGGCATCACCCGTAATCCGCTCGGAGATCCCGGCCTGCTGGGAGTCAACATCGGCGCGTCGGCAAGCGTTGTCACCACGACGGCGTTTTTCGGGCTCGGTGGTATCGCCACCATCTGGGCGGCTCTGCCCGGTGCCTTCCTCGCGGTCGTCGTGGTCTACCTGATCGGCTCGGGGCGCGGCGGCGCCACGCCGGTGCGGCTGGTGCTCGCCGGGGCCGTCGTCAGCGCCGTACTGAGCGCCTATATCCGGGCCATGACCCTCAGCCTTCCCGAGGTCTTCGGTAGTTATCGGTATTGGGTCGTCGGTTCACTCGCCGGGGGCGACATGGACGCACTGCTCGGTGTCCTGCCGTTTGCCGCGGCGGGACTCGTACTCGCCGTGCTGACGGCTTCACCGCTGAACGCACTGGCTCTCGGGGACACGGCCGCCGCAACCCTGGGCGCCAACACCACCGCCATCCGTATCGGCGGAATGCTCTCCGCGACTCTGCTGTGTGCGGCAGCGACCGCCTCGGCGGGGCCGATCGCATTCATCGGGCTCGCCGTCCCGCACATCGTGCGCGCACTCGTCGGCAGCGATCACCGCTGGCAGGTCCCACTCAGCCTGGTTCTCGGCCCCGTCCTGCTGCTGACAGCGGATGTACTCGGGCGGGTCATCGCGCGGCCGCAGGAGATCATGGTCGGCGTCGTGACCGCATTCGTCGGTGCGCCCGCGCTGCTTCTGGCGGTACGCCGGATGCGGGGAGGCACCTGA
- a CDS encoding FecCD family ABC transporter permease → MYTPGSRTVRVGTLLAVPVRRRSLVQGLAVAVAIVAVGVATLTLGELGIAPERLPAALIDVPSGSEGFVLKRLRGPRFVVAVATGAALGISGALFQTVTRNPLGSPDVIGLTAGAGAGAAAAALLWPGAVSVPASATLGAAIATVVVFFSTGRGFSSPSHLIIAGIGVSAMAVAFTQYVVLVQSRDQAAVLHAYLTGSLSARSWENAVTIWSVLAVLLPAAIALGRRLQLIEMGDESADALGGKSERTRAWSIVVAIALSAAAVSVAGPIAFVSLTAPQITKRLSRTPGANVTLSALTGALILVTADLCVQQVPLVEDLPVGVLTVGIGGLYLGYLLVREWKKGTM, encoded by the coding sequence ATGTACACCCCCGGTAGCCGCACCGTGCGCGTCGGTACCCTGCTTGCTGTCCCGGTCCGGCGACGCTCCCTCGTCCAGGGTCTTGCGGTTGCAGTGGCGATCGTCGCCGTCGGCGTCGCCACGCTGACGCTGGGCGAGCTCGGCATTGCTCCGGAGCGCCTGCCCGCCGCGCTGATCGACGTGCCCAGCGGCAGCGAGGGCTTCGTCCTGAAACGTCTTCGCGGTCCCCGTTTCGTCGTGGCCGTGGCCACCGGTGCCGCTCTCGGCATCTCCGGTGCGCTGTTCCAGACGGTCACTCGCAACCCGTTGGGCAGCCCGGACGTCATCGGCCTCACCGCCGGTGCCGGGGCAGGCGCGGCAGCGGCGGCTCTGCTGTGGCCGGGTGCGGTCTCCGTACCGGCGAGCGCGACGCTCGGTGCCGCCATCGCCACGGTGGTCGTCTTCTTCTCCACCGGACGCGGCTTTTCCTCACCCAGTCACCTGATCATCGCCGGTATCGGCGTCTCCGCCATGGCGGTCGCCTTCACGCAGTACGTGGTGCTGGTGCAGTCGCGCGATCAGGCTGCGGTTCTGCACGCCTACCTCACCGGCAGCCTGTCGGCGCGTTCCTGGGAGAACGCGGTCACCATCTGGTCCGTGCTCGCCGTCCTGCTGCCTGCCGCCATCGCGCTGGGGCGACGCCTGCAACTGATCGAGATGGGTGATGAGTCGGCCGACGCGCTCGGTGGGAAATCCGAGCGGACCCGCGCGTGGTCGATCGTCGTGGCGATCGCACTGTCCGCCGCCGCGGTGAGCGTGGCCGGGCCCATCGCCTTCGTGTCCCTGACCGCTCCCCAGATCACCAAGCGACTGTCGCGAACCCCCGGTGCCAACGTCACTCTCTCGGCGCTGACCGGGGCGCTCATTCTCGTCACCGCCGACCTCTGCGTACAGCAGGTTCCGCTCGTCGAGGACCTTCCCGTCGGTGTTCTCACCGTCGGCATCGGAGGCCTGTATCTCGGCTACCTGCTCGTCCGCGAGTGGAAGAAAGGAACGATGTGA
- a CDS encoding ABC transporter ATP-binding protein, translated as MSPRNPLRTHGDTAVRGDALASGVTTGLAARDLTLAYDGRVVCDGLSVDIPDGEFTAIIGPNGCGKSTLLKSLARILTPTRGQVLLDGRPIRSYGSKQVARRVALLPQSPVTPDAIRVGDLVGRGRYPYHSLWRQWTPDDQDAIDTALALTGTADLSQRHVTELSGGQRQRVWVAMVLAQQTSTLLLDEPTTFLDIAHQYELLELCAMLQRDGRTVTAVLHDLNQAARFAGHLIMMKEGRIVAEGVPEEILTAELVEDVFGLRCEIVPDPQSRTPMMVPLVRDFDHGHVDLALGE; from the coding sequence GTGAGTCCGCGCAACCCCCTGCGAACCCACGGCGATACCGCTGTCCGCGGTGATGCCCTCGCGAGCGGTGTCACCACGGGGCTGGCCGCTCGCGATCTCACTCTCGCCTATGACGGCCGCGTGGTCTGCGACGGTCTCTCCGTCGATATCCCGGACGGCGAGTTCACCGCGATCATCGGACCGAACGGTTGCGGCAAGTCGACGCTGCTCAAGTCGCTGGCGCGCATCCTGACTCCGACGCGCGGGCAGGTGCTTCTCGACGGTCGACCGATCCGTTCCTACGGCAGCAAGCAGGTCGCGCGCCGCGTCGCATTGCTCCCACAGAGCCCGGTCACTCCCGACGCGATTCGCGTGGGCGATCTGGTCGGGCGTGGGCGCTACCCGTATCACTCGCTGTGGCGTCAGTGGACTCCCGACGATCAGGACGCCATCGATACCGCACTCGCACTGACGGGGACCGCCGACCTGTCGCAGCGGCATGTCACCGAGCTGTCGGGTGGCCAGCGCCAGCGAGTGTGGGTCGCGATGGTGCTGGCACAGCAGACCTCCACCCTGCTGCTCGACGAGCCGACGACGTTCCTCGACATCGCACATCAGTACGAGCTGCTCGAGTTGTGCGCGATGCTGCAGCGCGACGGCCGAACGGTGACCGCGGTACTCCACGATCTCAACCAGGCCGCCCGGTTCGCCGGTCACCTCATCATGATGAAGGAGGGGCGGATCGTCGCCGAGGGAGTGCCGGAGGAGATCCTCACCGCCGAACTGGTGGAGGACGTCTTCGGACTCCGGTGCGAGATCGTGCCCGATCCGCAGTCGCGGACGCCGATGATGGTGCCCCTGGTCCGAGACTTCGACCACGGGCACGTCGACCTCGCCCTCGGCGAGTGA